Proteins from a single region of Rhodovibrio salinarum DSM 9154:
- the metK gene encoding methionine adenosyltransferase: protein MRRDSYLFTSESVSEGHPDKVCDRISDAIVDTFLSHDANSRCAVETLATTNRIILAGETRGPASVTGDLLEEVARRAVREIGYEQDGFHWNTAAFENHLHEQSADIAQGVDAGEDKDEGAGDQGIMFGFACDETPDLMPAPIYYAHNILQSLAEARHSGAEPELQPDAKSQITLEYRAGEPVRATSVVVSTQHSEAASSEQVRELVRPHVTNVLPDGWMCPEEEFYVNPTGRFVIGGPDGDAGLTGRKIIVDTYGGAAPHGGGAFSGKDPSKVDRSAAYAGRYLAKNVVAAGLARRCTIQLSYAIGIAKPLSVYIDTHGTGEVDTDKLAGVLRELMDLSPRGIRTHLKLNRPIYARTAAYGHFGRHPDGDGGFSWEKLDLVDDLKNAYNIK from the coding sequence GTGCGACGCGATAGTTACCTCTTCACCAGTGAGTCCGTCTCCGAAGGCCACCCGGACAAGGTCTGCGACCGGATTTCCGATGCCATCGTCGATACCTTCCTGTCGCACGACGCGAATTCGCGCTGCGCGGTCGAGACGCTGGCCACCACCAACCGGATCATCCTGGCCGGCGAGACGCGCGGTCCGGCATCGGTCACCGGCGATCTGCTGGAAGAGGTTGCGCGCCGGGCGGTCCGCGAGATCGGCTACGAGCAGGACGGCTTCCACTGGAACACGGCTGCTTTCGAGAACCACCTGCACGAGCAGTCCGCCGACATCGCCCAAGGCGTTGACGCCGGTGAGGACAAGGACGAAGGCGCTGGCGACCAGGGTATCATGTTCGGTTTTGCGTGCGACGAGACGCCGGATCTGATGCCCGCGCCGATCTACTACGCCCACAACATCCTGCAATCGCTCGCCGAGGCGCGTCATTCCGGCGCCGAGCCGGAGCTGCAGCCCGACGCGAAGAGCCAGATCACCCTGGAATATCGCGCGGGCGAACCGGTGCGCGCGACCAGCGTGGTGGTCTCCACCCAGCACAGCGAGGCGGCGAGCAGCGAGCAGGTCCGTGAGTTGGTGCGTCCGCACGTCACCAACGTGCTGCCCGACGGCTGGATGTGCCCGGAGGAAGAGTTCTACGTGAACCCGACCGGGCGCTTCGTGATCGGCGGTCCGGACGGCGACGCCGGTCTTACGGGACGCAAGATCATCGTCGACACCTATGGGGGCGCGGCGCCGCACGGCGGCGGCGCCTTCTCCGGCAAGGATCCGTCGAAGGTCGACCGCTCGGCCGCGTACGCGGGCCGTTACCTGGCGAAGAACGTGGTCGCCGCCGGGTTGGCGCGGCGCTGCACGATTCAGCTGTCCTACGCCATCGGCATCGCCAAGCCGCTCAGCGTCTACATCGACACCCATGGCACCGGCGAGGTCGACACCGACAAGCTGGCCGGCGTGCTGCGGGAGCTGATGGACCTGTCGCCGCGCGGCATCCGCACTCACCTCAAGCTGAACCGGCCGATCTACGCCCGCACCGCGGCCTACGGCCACTTCGGTCGGCATCCGGACGGCGATGGCGGTTTCTCGTGGGAGAAGCTCGACCTCGTCGACGATCTGAAGAACGCCTACAACATCAAGTAG
- a CDS encoding helix-turn-helix domain-containing protein — MTGGEKPTYGRGSGQPNPIDVHVGSRVRLRRTLLGMSQEKLGEAIGLTFQQVQKYERGANRIGASRLYDLARVLDVPVSFFYEEMSPETKERSPALAQGLYEEPEPYEPDPMAKRETLELVRAYYRIADPHVRKRLFDLTKTLAVHGEDEDEAEPTRDEHAG, encoded by the coding sequence ATGACCGGCGGCGAAAAACCGACTTACGGGCGTGGCTCTGGCCAACCTAATCCGATCGATGTGCATGTGGGCAGCCGCGTGCGATTGCGCCGGACCCTTCTGGGAATGAGCCAGGAAAAGCTGGGCGAAGCGATCGGTCTGACTTTCCAGCAGGTTCAGAAATACGAGCGTGGCGCAAACCGTATCGGTGCCAGCCGGTTGTACGATCTCGCGCGCGTGCTCGACGTGCCGGTTTCCTTTTTTTACGAGGAAATGAGCCCGGAGACGAAAGAGCGCTCCCCCGCGCTGGCCCAAGGCCTTTACGAGGAACCGGAGCCCTACGAGCCGGACCCGATGGCCAAGCGCGAGACGCTTGAACTCGTGCGTGCTTACTACCGCATCGCCGATCCACACGTCCGCAAGCGCCTGTTCGACCTGACCAAGACCCTGGCCGTGCACGGCGAGGATGAGGACGAGGCCGAGCCTACGCGGGACGAGCACGCCGGCTGA
- the lnt gene encoding apolipoprotein N-acyltransferase has protein sequence MTAADTREPTLDAPLARLAGRTAQLTGWRRLALAALLGASTALALPPVYLVPLLVPAVVGLLWLTSGTTRVRAAFWVGWAFGLGHFAAGLYWIGIAFFVDAARYAWMMPFAVLGLAAGLAIYKGLMLAALRALPLWDRPSGTAQGVARVLALAAVWTLAEWLRGQLLTGFPWNLAATVWGFWPAAQQAAALIGAWGLSLLTVLAAGLPALLGWAGGRRGAWASVAAALGIIVLLGGGGILRLQAAPPPGAQVHDGIRLRLVQPGIPQHLKWRDDLRLAHVRKHIDLSRRAGFDSRTHVIWPETAVPYFLSRQPELRRLLARAAPEGGALLTGAPRVTQQDDRRVYHNSLLALGADGRELAAYDKVHLVPFGEYVPLRQYLPFPKLTQGSTDFTPGRRKTTLDIPSLPPFSALICYEVIFPQEVTTSGTQPAWLLNITNDAWFGVSSGPYQHLASARLRAIEQGLPLVRAANTGISVIVDPWGRTLRQLGLQKVGILDGPLPQAIAGGTFYARFGDLIAGFLVLIVLGIALLLRRF, from the coding sequence ATGACCGCTGCCGACACCCGGGAGCCGACCCTCGATGCGCCGCTGGCGCGCCTGGCTGGGCGCACGGCGCAGCTAACCGGCTGGCGCCGACTCGCCTTGGCGGCCCTGCTGGGGGCTTCGACCGCGCTCGCCCTGCCGCCGGTCTATCTGGTTCCGTTGCTGGTGCCTGCGGTGGTTGGCCTTTTATGGCTGACCAGCGGGACGACGCGCGTGCGCGCGGCTTTCTGGGTCGGCTGGGCGTTCGGCCTGGGGCACTTCGCCGCCGGGCTTTACTGGATCGGCATTGCTTTTTTCGTCGATGCCGCGCGCTATGCCTGGATGATGCCGTTCGCCGTGCTGGGGCTCGCGGCGGGCTTGGCGATCTACAAGGGGCTGATGCTGGCCGCCTTGCGGGCCCTGCCGTTGTGGGACCGTCCGTCGGGTACGGCGCAAGGGGTCGCGCGCGTCCTGGCGCTGGCGGCGGTTTGGACGCTTGCGGAATGGCTGCGCGGGCAGCTCTTGACCGGCTTCCCTTGGAACCTAGCGGCGACCGTCTGGGGGTTCTGGCCGGCTGCGCAGCAGGCCGCCGCGTTGATCGGGGCCTGGGGACTCAGCCTGCTGACCGTGCTCGCGGCCGGCCTGCCGGCGCTGCTGGGCTGGGCCGGCGGCCGACGGGGCGCCTGGGCCAGCGTGGCGGCGGCGCTGGGGATCATCGTCCTGCTCGGCGGGGGCGGGATCTTGCGCCTGCAGGCCGCACCGCCGCCGGGGGCGCAGGTCCACGACGGCATTCGCCTGCGCTTGGTCCAGCCTGGGATTCCCCAGCACCTGAAATGGCGGGACGACCTGCGCCTGGCGCACGTGCGCAAGCACATCGACCTGTCGCGGCGCGCGGGCTTCGACAGCCGCACGCATGTGATCTGGCCGGAAACGGCTGTGCCCTACTTCCTGTCGCGCCAGCCCGAGCTGCGCAGACTGCTCGCCCGCGCCGCGCCGGAGGGGGGCGCGCTGCTTACCGGCGCGCCAAGGGTTACGCAGCAGGACGACCGTCGGGTCTACCACAATAGCCTGCTCGCCCTTGGCGCCGATGGCCGGGAGTTGGCGGCGTACGACAAGGTGCATCTGGTGCCGTTCGGCGAGTATGTGCCGTTGCGCCAGTACCTGCCGTTTCCGAAGCTGACCCAAGGGTCGACCGACTTCACCCCGGGCCGCCGGAAGACCACGCTCGACATACCAAGTCTGCCGCCCTTTTCGGCCTTGATCTGCTATGAAGTGATCTTCCCGCAGGAGGTGACGACGTCGGGCACACAGCCGGCGTGGTTGCTGAACATCACCAATGATGCCTGGTTCGGCGTTTCCTCCGGCCCCTACCAGCACCTCGCGAGTGCCCGGCTGCGCGCGATCGAGCAGGGCTTGCCGCTGGTGCGTGCGGCGAATACCGGCATTTCCGTGATCGTCGATCCCTGGGGCCGGACACTGCGGCAACTGGGTCTGCAAAAAGTAGGTATTTTGGACGGACCGTTGCCTCAAGCAATCGCTGGGGGAACGTTCTATGCGCGTTTCGGTGATTTGATTGCGGGTTTTCTCGTCCTGATCGTTTTGGGTATCGCATTGCTTTTGCGTCGCTTCTGA
- a CDS encoding hemolysin family protein, with translation MGTWLRNLVRQRGGDHSSLRSTIEEIIEESEREDQEGSAIGTHERVMLANILHLRHLTAYDVMVPRADIRAVHVDSSLDDLIDVMSQGGHSRLPVYRDSLDDVIGLVHIKDVLAHAKDAAGFKLSRITREVLFVAPSMPVLDLLLEMRLSRVHMALVVDEFGGIDGLITIEDLVEEIVGEIEDEHDVAEGPKLVARPDGSLVADARTPIEEFEERVGAMLTDDEREEDIDTLGGLVFYIAGRVPGRGELIVHDSGVSFEVMEADPRRVKRLRVRNLPPWHVSSEDAEG, from the coding sequence ATGGGCACCTGGCTGCGTAACCTGGTGCGTCAGCGCGGCGGCGACCATTCTTCCCTGCGGTCGACGATCGAGGAGATCATCGAGGAGAGCGAGCGCGAGGACCAGGAAGGCAGCGCCATCGGCACCCACGAGCGGGTGATGCTGGCGAATATCCTGCATCTGCGTCACCTGACCGCCTACGACGTGATGGTGCCGCGCGCCGACATCCGCGCCGTTCACGTCGACAGTTCGCTCGACGACCTGATCGACGTGATGAGCCAGGGCGGCCACTCGCGCCTGCCGGTCTACCGCGACAGCCTGGACGACGTGATCGGGCTGGTGCACATCAAGGACGTGCTGGCGCACGCCAAGGATGCTGCCGGCTTCAAGCTGTCCCGGATCACCCGGGAGGTGCTGTTCGTCGCCCCATCGATGCCGGTGCTCGACCTGCTTTTGGAGATGCGGCTGTCGCGCGTGCACATGGCGCTGGTGGTTGACGAGTTCGGCGGTATCGACGGTCTGATCACCATCGAGGACCTGGTCGAGGAGATCGTCGGCGAGATCGAGGACGAGCACGACGTCGCCGAGGGTCCCAAGCTGGTCGCCCGGCCCGACGGTTCGCTGGTCGCCGACGCGCGCACCCCGATCGAGGAGTTCGAGGAGCGTGTCGGCGCCATGCTGACCGATGACGAGCGCGAGGAGGACATCGATACGCTGGGCGGGCTGGTGTTCTACATCGCCGGGCGGGTTCCTGGTCGCGGCGAATTGATCGTCCACGACAGCGGCGTTTCCTTCGAGGTGATGGAAGCCGACCCGCGTCGTGTGAAGCGCCTGCGCGTGCGCAACCTCCCGCCCTGGCATGTCTCCAGCGAGGATGCGGAGGGGTAG
- the ybeY gene encoding rRNA maturation RNase YbeY, whose product MHDVPAADALAERATKAAWAGLSDGAQAFAPDGAEVSVVLTDDATVQALNRDYRDQDKPTNVLSFANLEDVEAPDSPDGEPVLLGDVVLARETVLREADDQGKATGDHLSHLCVHGLLHLLGYDHMAAAEAETMEALERRVLAGLGIADPYALAAESAQPGEASTGGGE is encoded by the coding sequence ATGCATGATGTGCCCGCGGCCGACGCTCTGGCCGAGCGGGCCACCAAAGCGGCCTGGGCAGGCTTGTCCGATGGCGCCCAGGCGTTCGCGCCCGACGGGGCGGAGGTGAGCGTCGTGCTCACCGACGACGCCACGGTGCAGGCGCTGAACCGCGACTACCGCGACCAGGACAAGCCAACCAACGTTCTCTCCTTCGCCAACCTGGAAGACGTCGAAGCCCCCGATTCGCCCGACGGCGAGCCGGTGCTGCTGGGCGACGTGGTGCTGGCGCGCGAGACCGTATTGCGCGAGGCCGACGACCAGGGCAAGGCGACGGGCGATCACCTGAGCCATCTGTGTGTGCACGGCCTGCTGCACTTGCTGGGCTACGACCATATGGCCGCGGCCGAGGCGGAGACGATGGAGGCCTTGGAGCGTCGCGTGCTCGCCGGGCTCGGAATCGCGGATCCCTATGCACTGGCCGCGGAAAGCGCCCAGCCGGGCGAGGCGTCCACGGGAGGTGGGGAATGA
- a CDS encoding PhoH family protein, with product MSPASFSSQATPDQPLQLQFDDNSLLPLLFGEHDQHLARVEQQLNVSIATRGNKIAITGDPDAAAAAEQTLNALYRRLEKGMSVDRNEVDAAIRMSDSSADKPSDPPAAQPAQAKRGATQVHAEDLAIRTKRKTITPRSNRQASYIQALRDHDLVFGLGPAGTGKTYLAVAVAVEELLQGRVDRIILSRPAVEAGERLGFLPGDLREKVDPYLRPLQDALYEMLPAEQVVRRLSSGEIEVAPLAFMRGRTLSNSFVILDEAQNTTAVQMKMFLTRLGENGRMAITGDLSQVDLPKGEPSGLRDACELLTGMEGVGVVRFTDADVVRHPLVTKIVRAYEARDKNRSDRRHDGGGNAG from the coding sequence TTGAGCCCCGCGTCTTTTAGCAGTCAGGCCACCCCGGACCAGCCGTTGCAGCTGCAGTTCGACGACAACAGTCTGCTGCCACTGCTGTTTGGTGAGCACGACCAGCATCTCGCTCGGGTCGAGCAACAGCTTAACGTCTCGATCGCCACCCGCGGCAACAAGATCGCCATCACCGGCGATCCCGATGCGGCGGCGGCCGCGGAGCAGACCCTGAATGCGCTTTACCGCCGCCTGGAGAAAGGGATGAGCGTCGATCGGAACGAAGTCGACGCCGCGATCCGCATGTCCGACAGCAGCGCCGATAAGCCCTCCGATCCGCCGGCCGCGCAGCCGGCCCAAGCCAAGCGGGGCGCGACGCAGGTGCATGCCGAGGATCTGGCGATCCGCACCAAGCGCAAGACGATCACCCCGCGCTCCAACCGGCAGGCCAGCTACATCCAGGCGCTGCGCGATCACGACTTGGTGTTCGGCCTGGGTCCGGCGGGGACAGGCAAGACCTATCTGGCCGTCGCGGTCGCGGTGGAGGAACTGCTGCAGGGCCGGGTCGACCGGATCATACTCTCCCGCCCGGCCGTCGAGGCGGGCGAACGGCTCGGCTTTCTGCCGGGCGACCTGCGTGAAAAGGTCGATCCCTACCTGCGTCCGTTGCAGGACGCGCTCTACGAGATGCTGCCGGCGGAGCAGGTGGTGCGCCGCCTGTCCTCGGGCGAGATCGAAGTGGCGCCGCTGGCCTTCATGCGGGGACGCACGCTGTCGAATTCCTTCGTCATCCTGGACGAGGCGCAGAACACGACGGCTGTGCAGATGAAGATGTTCCTGACCCGACTGGGCGAGAACGGCCGGATGGCGATCACCGGCGACCTGTCGCAGGTCGACCTGCCCAAGGGCGAGCCGTCCGGTTTGCGCGATGCCTGCGAGCTTTTGACGGGTATGGAGGGCGTGGGCGTCGTCCGATTCACCGATGCGGACGTGGTGCGCCACCCGCTTGTGACCAAGATCGTCCGCGCCTACGAAGCGCGCGACAAGAACCGCAGCGACCGGCGTCACGATGGCGGCGGCAACGCGGGGTGA
- the miaB gene encoding tRNA (N6-isopentenyl adenosine(37)-C2)-methylthiotransferase MiaB: MSDTTRAKKKLYIKTYGCQMNVYDSARMADVLAPLGYAPSQAPEDADMVILNTCHIREKAAEKVYSELGRLRALQQERPAEAGRQLIAVAGCVAQAEGEEILKRAPQVDMVVGPQTYHRLPEMVAQVERQGAADENGRRGVMDTDFPEEDKFDRLPEESAPQGPSAFLSIQEGCDKFCTFCVVPYTRGAEFSRPASQVIAEAKRLAAQGTREVTLLGQNVNAYHGASLDGRGEWGLGRLVRELAEIDGIERIRYTTSHPLDVDEELIAAHRDVPQLMPFLHLPVQSGSDRILKAMNRRHSADDYRRIVGRLREANPDLAMASDFIVGFPGETADDHAATLQLIADIGFVHAYSFKYSSRPGTPAATMGQPVPEALKDERLQMVQQLLGAQQQAANARTVGRTLPVLLERKGKHPGQLVGRTPYMQSLAVEAPDTRIGRIAEVEVLSVRGNSLHGRLAEATLAGDTGMPTTPRTRIEESTAV; encoded by the coding sequence ATGAGCGACACGACGCGCGCGAAGAAGAAGCTCTACATCAAGACCTACGGCTGCCAGATGAACGTTTACGATTCCGCCCGCATGGCGGACGTCCTGGCGCCGCTCGGCTATGCGCCCTCGCAGGCGCCCGAGGATGCGGACATGGTGATCCTGAACACCTGCCACATCCGCGAGAAGGCCGCGGAAAAGGTCTATTCCGAACTGGGCCGGTTGCGCGCCCTGCAGCAGGAACGTCCGGCCGAGGCCGGGCGGCAGCTGATCGCGGTCGCCGGCTGCGTCGCCCAGGCGGAGGGCGAGGAAATCCTCAAGCGCGCGCCGCAGGTCGACATGGTGGTTGGCCCGCAGACCTATCACCGCCTGCCGGAGATGGTCGCCCAGGTGGAGCGCCAGGGCGCCGCTGACGAAAATGGGCGCCGGGGCGTGATGGACACCGATTTCCCGGAAGAAGACAAGTTCGACCGCCTGCCGGAGGAGAGCGCGCCGCAGGGTCCGTCCGCCTTCCTGTCGATCCAGGAAGGGTGCGACAAGTTCTGCACCTTCTGCGTCGTCCCCTATACGCGCGGCGCGGAGTTCTCCCGGCCCGCGTCTCAGGTCATTGCGGAAGCGAAACGGCTGGCCGCGCAGGGCACGCGCGAAGTCACGCTCCTGGGCCAGAACGTCAACGCCTATCACGGCGCAAGCCTGGACGGTCGTGGCGAATGGGGGCTTGGTCGGCTGGTGCGCGAACTGGCGGAGATCGATGGCATCGAGCGCATCCGCTATACCACCAGCCATCCGCTCGACGTCGACGAGGAGCTGATCGCGGCCCACCGCGATGTGCCGCAACTGATGCCGTTCCTGCACCTGCCGGTACAGTCCGGCTCCGACCGCATCCTGAAGGCGATGAACCGCCGGCACAGCGCCGACGACTATCGCCGGATCGTCGGCCGCTTGCGGGAGGCGAACCCGGATCTGGCGATGGCGAGTGACTTCATCGTCGGTTTCCCGGGCGAGACGGCGGACGACCACGCGGCAACGCTGCAACTGATCGCCGACATCGGCTTCGTCCATGCCTATTCCTTCAAATACTCCAGCCGCCCGGGCACGCCGGCCGCCACGATGGGTCAGCCGGTCCCGGAAGCCTTGAAGGACGAACGCCTGCAGATGGTGCAGCAGCTATTGGGCGCGCAGCAGCAGGCCGCCAATGCACGGACGGTCGGCCGCACGTTGCCCGTGCTGCTGGAGCGCAAGGGCAAGCATCCAGGTCAGTTGGTCGGGCGGACGCCCTACATGCAGAGCTTGGCGGTCGAGGCGCCGGACACTCGGATCGGCCGGATCGCCGAGGTCGAGGTGCTGAGCGTGCGCGGCAACAGCTTGCACGGCCGCCTCGCCGAGGCCACCTTGGCAGGTGATACAGGTATGCCGACCACCCCGCGGACCCGGATCGAGGAGAGCACGGCCGTTTGA
- a CDS encoding lysophospholipid acyltransferase family protein, with amino-acid sequence MAEVSFQSPTRAIARLIAYALFTLALIPVQAFALVVHLPTAKRLPTWYHKRCLRLLGLKLRRHGEKVQGHPVLFAANHVSYLDIAVLGAALPRASFVAKAEVRDWPFFGLLAKLQRTVFVNREARRQTTQQRDEMTRRLEAGDDLILFPEGTSDDGNRVLPFKSALFSVAEKRPHGQPLTVQPVSLTYTKLDDQPMGRYLRPFVAWYGDMDMAPHIWEVLGLGTITAEVVFHPPVTIDDLGTRKALAQACQDKVARGVAELLRGRTAVSDDDEPDDDDHDHDHDDSEDERRAAE; translated from the coding sequence ATGGCCGAAGTTTCCTTTCAGTCGCCCACCCGCGCGATCGCTCGTCTGATCGCTTATGCGCTGTTCACCCTGGCGCTGATTCCGGTGCAGGCGTTTGCGCTTGTGGTGCACCTGCCGACCGCCAAGCGTTTGCCGACGTGGTATCACAAGCGCTGCCTGCGCCTGCTTGGCCTGAAACTGCGTCGGCACGGCGAGAAGGTGCAGGGTCACCCGGTGCTGTTCGCCGCCAATCACGTCTCCTACCTGGACATCGCTGTCCTGGGCGCGGCGCTACCGCGCGCGTCCTTCGTCGCCAAGGCGGAGGTGCGCGACTGGCCGTTCTTCGGTCTGCTCGCCAAGCTGCAGCGCACGGTGTTCGTCAATCGCGAGGCGCGCCGTCAGACCACCCAGCAGCGCGACGAGATGACCCGCCGGCTGGAAGCGGGCGACGACCTGATCCTGTTTCCCGAGGGTACCAGCGACGACGGCAACCGCGTGCTGCCGTTCAAGAGCGCGCTGTTCTCCGTCGCCGAGAAACGCCCGCACGGCCAGCCGCTGACCGTGCAACCGGTCTCGTTGACCTATACCAAGCTGGACGACCAGCCGATGGGCCGCTACCTGCGCCCGTTCGTCGCCTGGTATGGCGACATGGATATGGCCCCGCACATCTGGGAAGTGCTGGGTCTGGGCACGATCACAGCGGAGGTGGTGTTCCATCCCCCGGTGACGATCGACGACCTGGGCACGCGCAAGGCCCTGGCCCAGGCTTGCCAGGACAAGGTCGCCCGTGGCGTCGCCGAACTGTTGCGCGGCCGCACTGCGGTGTCGGACGACGACGAGCCGGACGACGATGATCACGACCACGATCACGACGACAGCGAGGACGAGCGCCGCGCGGCGGAGTGA
- a CDS encoding GNAT family N-acetyltransferase, protein MQPSERNEARPVDAVSGNLHIRLAESAEEVRASQRLRYQVFCEEMKAKPTPEQEQAGLEFDGYDAHADHLLVFDQQIGDGPRAVIGTYRLMRRPQAQSAGQFYTVDEYDVSPLLNTEGEIMELGRSCVAAGYRTGAIMQLLWRGIAEYVLHYDVRIMFGCGSMHGTDPDELAPQLSYLYHNHRAPEALRPVALASRYVEMNRLAPDAFNAKRALASLPPLIKGYLRLGGFVGDGAVVDYEFNTTDVCVIVKTDLVTERYVRHLTRDESAPRTSGEDA, encoded by the coding sequence ATGCAGCCCAGTGAACGCAACGAGGCCCGTCCCGTCGACGCGGTCTCGGGCAACCTGCACATCCGCCTGGCGGAAAGCGCGGAGGAGGTGCGCGCCTCTCAGCGCCTGCGCTACCAGGTGTTCTGCGAGGAGATGAAGGCCAAGCCGACGCCCGAGCAGGAACAGGCGGGCCTGGAGTTCGACGGATACGACGCGCATGCCGACCATCTGCTGGTGTTCGACCAGCAGATCGGCGACGGGCCGCGTGCGGTGATCGGAACCTACCGGTTGATGCGCCGTCCGCAGGCGCAGTCCGCAGGGCAGTTCTATACGGTCGACGAGTACGATGTCTCGCCACTCTTGAATACCGAGGGCGAGATCATGGAGTTGGGCCGTTCCTGTGTCGCCGCCGGCTACCGCACCGGGGCGATCATGCAGCTGCTCTGGCGCGGCATCGCGGAATACGTGCTGCACTACGACGTGCGCATCATGTTCGGCTGCGGCTCGATGCACGGCACCGATCCGGACGAGCTGGCGCCGCAACTCTCCTACCTCTATCATAACCATCGAGCCCCGGAAGCGCTGCGCCCGGTTGCGCTCGCCAGCCGCTACGTCGAGATGAACCGCTTGGCTCCGGATGCCTTCAACGCCAAGCGCGCGCTTGCCTCGCTGCCGCCGTTGATCAAGGGCTATCTGCGTCTGGGCGGGTTTGTCGGCGACGGCGCGGTGGTCGATTACGAGTTCAACACCACCGACGTCTGCGTCATCGTCAAGACAGACTTGGTGACCGAGCGTTATGTCCGCCATCTGACCCGCGACGAGTCCGCTCCCCGGACGAGCGGGGAGGACGCCTGA
- a CDS encoding MucR family transcriptional regulator: MADESKSKEILDLTTTIVSAHVANNAVGVDDLPKLIREVHETLAQVEQGQAVQPEKPTPAVPIKKSITPDYLICLEDGKKLKMLKRHLKTAYNMTPEEYREKWGLQADYPMVAPNYAKQRSRLAKEIGLGTRARRG, translated from the coding sequence ATGGCCGACGAGAGCAAATCTAAAGAAATTCTCGACCTCACGACGACCATCGTTTCTGCGCACGTCGCCAATAATGCGGTCGGCGTCGACGATCTGCCCAAGCTAATCCGCGAAGTACATGAGACTTTGGCGCAGGTGGAGCAGGGCCAGGCGGTCCAGCCTGAAAAACCGACCCCGGCAGTGCCGATCAAGAAGTCGATCACACCCGACTACCTGATCTGCCTGGAAGACGGCAAGAAGCTGAAGATGCTGAAGCGTCACCTGAAGACGGCGTACAACATGACGCCGGAAGAATATCGGGAGAAGTGGGGGCTGCAGGCCGACTATCCGATGGTGGCGCCGAACTATGCCAAGCAGCGCAGCCGACTGGCCAAGGAGATCGGTCTGGGCACGCGCGCGCGTCGGGGGTAA
- a CDS encoding GNAT family N-acetyltransferase: protein MTPSSDDTTNQGASNQADGNADTGREVSDAYIQPAGRLDAPVIAALQNDVFPAEPWSESDVASLIQGPGAIAFLANGRDFGEVMPLGFVLARVAADEAEILTLGVLEDVRRKGLGRRLVESVADKARAQGAQRLHLEVAARNTAARDLYANRQFTEVGRRQNYYDDHGDGPDDAILLSRDLR, encoded by the coding sequence ATGACCCCGTCCAGCGACGACACCACGAACCAGGGCGCCAGCAACCAGGCGGACGGCAACGCCGACACCGGCCGAGAAGTGAGCGACGCCTATATCCAGCCGGCCGGCCGGCTGGACGCACCGGTGATCGCAGCCCTGCAGAACGACGTTTTTCCCGCCGAGCCCTGGTCGGAATCCGATGTGGCCAGTTTGATCCAGGGGCCTGGCGCGATCGCTTTCCTGGCCAACGGACGCGATTTCGGCGAGGTCATGCCGCTTGGCTTCGTGCTTGCCCGGGTCGCCGCGGACGAAGCCGAAATCCTGACGCTGGGCGTGCTCGAGGATGTCCGGCGCAAGGGGTTGGGCCGCCGGCTGGTCGAGTCCGTGGCCGACAAGGCGCGGGCGCAAGGGGCCCAGCGCCTGCATCTGGAAGTCGCCGCGCGCAACACCGCCGCGCGTGATCTCTATGCCAACCGGCAGTTCACCGAAGTCGGTCGGCGGCAGAACTATTACGACGATCATGGCGACGGGCCCGACGACGCGATCCTGCTGAGCCGCGATTTACGCTGA